A region from the Mucilaginibacter sp. CSA2-8R genome encodes:
- a CDS encoding polyphosphate kinase 2 family protein, which produces MQQIVKKFKITGDKKISLKDFDTNDAEGYEKEDASGVLEDLIAETAELQNKLYAANKQSLLIIFQAMDAAGKDSAIKHTMSGINPQGCQVYSFKQPSAEDYEHDFLWRHYKALPERGRIGIHNRSHYENVLVTRVHPGFILKENLPDIKSEKDIDDKFWEQRFKSIRHFEKHLSDNGTVIIKFFLHLSKKEQKERFLKRIEDTSKNWKFSAADIEERKRWDDYQKAYEEAINATSTPESPWYIIPADRKWFARIAISNIVVETLKNLKIEYPELSTEDANKLTESKRMLEEE; this is translated from the coding sequence ATGCAACAAATAGTCAAGAAATTTAAAATTACCGGTGATAAGAAGATATCATTAAAAGATTTTGATACCAACGATGCCGAAGGATACGAAAAAGAAGATGCTTCCGGCGTTTTAGAAGATCTGATTGCAGAAACCGCCGAACTGCAAAATAAGCTTTATGCTGCTAATAAGCAAAGCTTGCTCATCATCTTCCAGGCTATGGATGCTGCGGGTAAAGACAGTGCCATCAAACATACCATGTCGGGAATAAATCCGCAGGGCTGCCAGGTTTATAGCTTTAAGCAGCCCAGCGCCGAGGATTACGAACATGATTTTTTATGGCGGCATTATAAGGCTCTGCCCGAACGGGGCCGTATTGGCATCCACAACCGGTCGCATTACGAAAATGTGCTGGTTACCCGCGTGCACCCGGGTTTTATTCTGAAAGAAAACCTGCCTGACATCAAAAGCGAAAAAGATATAGATGATAAGTTTTGGGAGCAGCGATTTAAAAGCATCAGGCATTTTGAAAAGCATTTGTCAGACAACGGAACAGTCATTATCAAATTCTTTTTACACCTGTCAAAAAAAGAGCAGAAAGAACGTTTTTTAAAGAGGATCGAAGACACTTCAAAAAACTGGAAATTTTCGGCTGCGGATATCGAAGAGCGCAAACGTTGGGACGATTATCAAAAGGCATACGAAGAGGCCATTAATGCTACCTCTACCCCCGAATCGCCCTGGTATATTATACCGGCCGACAGAAAGTGGTTTGCACGTATTGCCATTTCTAATATAGTTGTTGAAACACTGAAAAACCTGAAGATAGAATATCCGGAGCTAAGTACTGAGGATGCAAACAAGCTTACTGAGTCTAAACGGATGCTGGAAGAGGAATAG
- a CDS encoding M1 family aminopeptidase, which produces MFHKLSIGLSFFALLTAGSAVVAQSVKPIAVESGVSYPLAQYRSKAVSNLQYDIHLNIPKQKVSAIQGEEKLSFILQQNDQPLQLDFKQLAYHIQKVVVNKKVTTVNLQQEHLIIDKQLLKIGSNEIEITFTAGNESLNRNNEYLYALFVPDHARNTFPCFDQPDLKARFLLTLTIPNGWNALSNGKILSVRPATGQAAQTVTFANSDKLSTYLFSFTAGKYKSVNKPVGSRTAEFLHRETDSSKVKLSTDSIFIAHINALSFLEQWTGIPYPFQKVGFVAIPDFQFGGMEHPGEVQYKASSLFLDDGATKDQFISRANLISHETAHMWFGDLVTMQWFNDVWMKEVFANFMADKVTEKMMGSETFNLKFLQDHYPAAYGVDRTTGANPIRQQLDNLQEAGSMYGNIIYHKAPIMMRQLEMLMGKENFRSGIREYLKRFSYSNATWNDLIAILSKHTKFNLHQWNQVWVNQPGRPVFDYNIAYQSGKISAFTINQKPENGSARTWPQAFQVMLVYANSVKTVDVNMTGADISLKEAVGLAKPDYLLFNSSGIGYGLFPTDKQMLPKLYRVSGALPRASAYIAAYENMLAGRNLKPQELLQIFTQGLTQEKDEMNLRLITGYLTSIYWNFIQPSVRQDLSVSLENALWQAIAQQPQPNHRKILFRAYQDVFLSKEAYSNLYQVWKRQQPPAGVKLSEDDYTSLASSLALRSDAPAAILQEQQERIKNADRKQRLAFLMPALSNNQQERDNFFASLADRKNRQKEAWVLSALSYLHHPLRQNTSVKYIPKSLAMVEEIQQTGDIFFPQSWLSATLGSYQSTEAAQNVREFLQAHPNYNPKLKGKILQAADNVLRAEKLLQ; this is translated from the coding sequence ATGTTCCATAAATTATCTATTGGTCTATCTTTCTTTGCGCTGCTCACTGCAGGTTCGGCTGTTGTTGCGCAAAGCGTAAAGCCTATCGCTGTCGAGAGTGGAGTATCTTATCCGTTAGCCCAATATCGCAGTAAGGCAGTCAGCAACTTGCAATACGACATTCATCTAAATATTCCCAAACAAAAAGTATCAGCTATTCAGGGCGAGGAAAAATTAAGTTTTATACTTCAACAAAATGATCAGCCGCTCCAGCTTGATTTTAAGCAATTAGCCTATCATATTCAAAAAGTTGTAGTTAACAAAAAAGTTACTACCGTTAACTTACAGCAAGAGCATCTGATTATTGATAAACAGTTACTAAAAATTGGAAGCAATGAAATAGAAATCACCTTTACGGCAGGTAACGAATCGCTCAACCGTAATAATGAATACCTTTACGCGCTATTTGTACCCGACCATGCGCGCAATACTTTTCCGTGCTTTGACCAGCCCGATTTAAAAGCCCGTTTTTTATTAACGCTAACTATCCCTAATGGCTGGAATGCGCTTTCGAACGGTAAAATACTGAGCGTTCGGCCTGCTACCGGCCAGGCTGCACAAACCGTCACTTTTGCCAATTCGGATAAGTTGAGCACTTACCTTTTTTCTTTTACTGCAGGTAAATACAAGTCGGTAAATAAACCGGTTGGCAGTCGCACTGCCGAGTTTTTACATCGAGAAACAGACTCGAGTAAAGTTAAGCTCAGTACCGACTCTATTTTTATTGCGCATATAAATGCGCTCAGCTTTCTGGAACAGTGGACGGGCATCCCCTACCCGTTTCAAAAAGTTGGCTTCGTGGCCATACCCGATTTTCAGTTTGGCGGCATGGAGCATCCGGGCGAAGTACAGTATAAAGCATCGAGTTTGTTTTTAGATGACGGTGCCACCAAAGACCAGTTCATCAGCCGGGCAAACCTTATCTCGCACGAAACTGCGCACATGTGGTTTGGCGATTTGGTAACCATGCAGTGGTTTAATGATGTGTGGATGAAAGAAGTATTTGCCAATTTTATGGCCGACAAGGTGACCGAAAAAATGATGGGTAGCGAAACTTTTAACCTCAAGTTTTTGCAGGATCATTACCCGGCTGCCTATGGTGTTGACCGTACCACAGGGGCCAACCCCATCCGTCAGCAACTGGACAATCTGCAGGAGGCCGGTTCGATGTATGGTAACATCATTTACCACAAAGCCCCCATCATGATGCGGCAGCTGGAAATGCTGATGGGTAAAGAAAACTTTAGATCGGGCATCCGCGAATACCTTAAAAGGTTTTCGTACAGTAATGCTACCTGGAATGACCTGATTGCTATTCTAAGTAAACACACCAAATTTAATTTACACCAATGGAACCAAGTTTGGGTAAACCAGCCCGGCAGGCCGGTGTTTGACTACAACATCGCTTACCAGTCAGGCAAAATCAGTGCTTTTACCATCAATCAAAAGCCCGAAAACGGTAGCGCCCGCACATGGCCGCAGGCTTTCCAAGTAATGCTGGTATATGCTAACAGCGTCAAAACGGTCGATGTGAATATGACGGGTGCCGATATCAGCTTAAAGGAAGCTGTTGGTTTGGCAAAGCCGGATTACCTTTTGTTTAACAGCAGCGGCATTGGTTATGGCTTATTCCCTACTGATAAGCAAATGCTGCCTAAACTTTACAGGGTATCCGGCGCACTGCCAAGGGCATCAGCTTATATTGCCGCTTATGAAAACATGCTGGCAGGCCGTAACCTAAAACCGCAGGAACTTTTACAAATTTTTACTCAGGGACTAACTCAGGAAAAAGACGAAATGAACCTGCGCCTAATTACGGGTTACCTGACATCGATTTACTGGAATTTTATACAGCCGTCGGTCAGGCAGGACTTGTCAGTTTCGCTCGAAAATGCTTTATGGCAGGCTATAGCCCAACAGCCGCAACCCAATCATAGAAAAATATTGTTCAGGGCTTACCAGGACGTTTTTTTAAGTAAGGAAGCCTACAGCAATCTGTATCAGGTTTGGAAACGGCAACAGCCACCGGCAGGTGTAAAGCTTTCTGAAGATGATTATACTTCGCTGGCATCGTCACTGGCTTTGAGGAGCGATGCGCCCGCTGCTATTTTGCAGGAACAGCAAGAGCGTATCAAAAACGCAGACCGCAAGCAACGCCTGGCATTTTTGATGCCGGCCCTGTCTAACAATCAGCAAGAACGTGATAATTTTTTTGCCAGCCTGGCCGACCGTAAAAACCGGCAGAAGGAAGCCTGGGTGCTGTCGGCGTTGTCTTACTTACATCATCCACTGCGGCAAAACACGTCAGTAAAATACATACCTAAAAGCCTGGCTATGGTTGAGGAAATACAGCAAACAGGCGACATATTTTTCCCGCAGTCGTGGTTATCGGCCACTTTGGGCAGTTATCAAAGTACCGAAGCAGCACAAAATGTACGGGAATTTTTGCAGGCTCATCCCAATTACAATCCAAAATTAAAAGGAAAAATTTTACAAGCCGCAGATAACGTGTTGAGGGCCGAAAAGCTATTGCAGTAA
- a CDS encoding NRAMP family divalent metal transporter, with product MKKANWSILIGAAFLMASSAIGPGFLTQTALFTQQLGASFAFIILVSVILDAIAQLNIWRIIAVADKPAQDIANQLVPGLGYFLSFLVFLGGMAFNIGNIAGAGLGLNVLFGISVGKGAIISAIIAIGIFIYREASKVMDTFAKCMGLLKICLALYIAYISEPPLAEAAVRAVNPTRFDFTALLTIVGGTVGGYITFAGAHRLLDARQTGHENLPAINKGALSAIGLASLMRLLLFVAALGVVSAGGILDPGNPAASVFKLASGNLGYKIFGLVMWSAGISSVVGSAYTSVSFIKSFNPVILKYNREIIIGFIAVACCLFLLIGKPVGVLVAVGAINGLILPLALGTMLVAAYRHRIIGSYRQPLWLTLLGAAVVLTMTWMSYGAITQLIGS from the coding sequence ATGAAAAAAGCAAACTGGAGCATACTTATTGGTGCGGCATTTTTGATGGCCAGTTCGGCTATTGGTCCCGGTTTTTTAACGCAGACTGCCTTATTTACGCAGCAATTAGGCGCCAGCTTTGCCTTTATTATTTTAGTTTCGGTTATCTTGGATGCCATAGCACAGCTCAACATCTGGCGTATTATTGCCGTAGCCGATAAACCGGCTCAGGATATTGCTAATCAGCTGGTACCCGGCCTGGGTTACTTTTTGTCTTTCCTGGTATTTTTAGGAGGCATGGCCTTTAACATCGGTAATATTGCCGGTGCAGGCTTAGGTTTAAATGTATTATTTGGTATCAGTGTAGGCAAGGGTGCCATCATCAGTGCCATTATTGCTATTGGTATTTTTATTTACCGCGAGGCCAGTAAAGTAATGGATACCTTTGCCAAGTGCATGGGTTTGCTTAAAATTTGCCTCGCCCTGTACATTGCCTATATCAGCGAGCCGCCGCTGGCCGAGGCTGCGGTTAGAGCAGTTAACCCTACCAGGTTTGATTTTACGGCGCTGCTTACCATTGTTGGCGGCACCGTTGGCGGTTATATCACTTTTGCAGGCGCTCATCGCTTGCTGGATGCCCGGCAAACCGGTCATGAAAACCTGCCCGCCATCAATAAGGGTGCACTTAGTGCTATTGGCCTGGCATCGTTGATGCGGCTTTTGTTGTTTGTTGCAGCTTTAGGCGTGGTAAGTGCCGGTGGTATACTCGATCCAGGCAACCCGGCGGCCTCAGTTTTCAAGCTGGCCAGCGGTAATTTAGGTTACAAAATATTTGGCTTGGTGATGTGGTCGGCCGGAATATCATCGGTTGTAGGTTCGGCTTATACCTCGGTATCCTTTATCAAAAGCTTCAATCCAGTCATCCTGAAATATAACCGCGAAATTATTATCGGGTTTATTGCGGTAGCTTGCTGCTTGTTTTTGCTGATTGGTAAACCAGTTGGCGTCTTAGTAGCCGTGGGTGCTATTAATGGTTTAATTTTACCGTTGGCCCTGGGCACCATGTTAGTGGCAGCTTACCGGCACCGTATTATTGGTTCCTACCGCCAGCCTTTGTGGTTAACCTTACTTGGTGCCGCGGTAGTACTTACCATGACCTGGATGAGCTACGGTGCCATTACACAACTAATCGGTTCTTAA
- a CDS encoding 5-oxoprolinase subunit PxpA encodes MQTIDLNCDMGEAFGNYAMPNDELLLNYITSANIACGFHAGDPQVMQQTVALAIKKGVAIGAHPGLPDLQGFGRREIKISPNEAYQLTLYQTGALHAFVKAAGRRLHHVKPHGALYNMAAKDATLAQAIVQAIIDFDPTLILYGLAGSHMITEAEKAGLVTASEVFADRTYQDDGSLTPRTQSNALITNEQQSIEQVLLMVQKQQVMSTSTKPIALKAETLCLHGDGAHAIEFAQTISRRLKAEGISIKAPGVS; translated from the coding sequence ATGCAAACAATTGATTTAAACTGCGATATGGGCGAGGCATTTGGCAACTACGCCATGCCTAATGATGAGTTGCTGCTAAACTATATTACCTCGGCCAATATAGCCTGCGGCTTTCATGCCGGCGACCCGCAGGTAATGCAACAAACCGTAGCCCTGGCCATCAAAAAAGGGGTAGCTATTGGCGCGCACCCTGGCCTACCCGATTTACAAGGTTTTGGCCGACGCGAGATAAAAATTTCGCCCAACGAAGCTTACCAGTTAACGCTTTACCAAACCGGCGCGCTTCATGCCTTTGTAAAAGCTGCCGGCCGCCGTTTGCATCATGTTAAACCTCACGGTGCCTTATACAATATGGCAGCTAAAGATGCTACCTTGGCCCAAGCCATAGTGCAGGCTATTATTGATTTTGACCCAACACTTATTTTGTACGGACTGGCAGGCAGCCACATGATTACCGAAGCAGAAAAAGCCGGCCTGGTTACCGCTTCCGAAGTTTTTGCCGACCGTACTTATCAGGATGATGGCTCACTTACACCGCGCACCCAAAGCAATGCCTTAATTACGAATGAGCAACAATCTATTGAGCAGGTATTATTGATGGTGCAAAAACAACAAGTGATGTCCACCAGTACTAAGCCTATTGCATTAAAAGCCGAAACGCTTTGTTTACACGGCGATGGTGCACATGCCATTGAATTTGCCCAAACCATTAGTCGAAGATTAAAAGCTGAGGGTATTTCCATTAAAGCTCCGGGGGTATCATGA
- a CDS encoding biotin-dependent carboxyltransferase family protein — translation MQLTIVKPGVLSTVQDMGRWAYLSHAVPVSGPMDSLSARMANLALGNTEEAPFIEFTYAAAEFTIDAPSLLAYAGEGAFLSCHNQLLPANRPIFVPGGLQISLKNNRKGSRTYLAIAGGFDIPSVLDSYSTYLPAQIGGVSGRALQAGDILMGNDCLTILNKAHIGRLSGEVIAFPKWSVSKTALGMQNTNVIRVMSGPEFSSFDMASLSTMFNTAFTMSSQSNRMGYRLNGPVMQRVNTSELLSTAVTMGTIQVTGNGDLILLMADCQTTGGYPRIAQVASVDLPLCGQLKPDDQIFFKQISQADAEMQYIEREQNLQKVRAALNARFL, via the coding sequence ATGCAACTTACTATTGTTAAACCTGGTGTATTAAGTACTGTTCAGGATATGGGCAGATGGGCCTATTTGTCGCATGCCGTACCGGTGTCCGGCCCCATGGACAGCCTCTCGGCCCGGATGGCCAACCTTGCCTTAGGTAATACCGAAGAAGCGCCTTTTATTGAGTTTACTTATGCCGCTGCGGAGTTTACTATTGATGCTCCGTCGCTTTTAGCCTATGCTGGAGAAGGAGCTTTCTTGAGCTGTCATAACCAGCTTTTACCAGCCAACCGGCCAATATTTGTTCCGGGAGGTTTGCAAATCTCGTTGAAAAATAACCGTAAGGGTAGCCGAACTTACCTGGCTATAGCTGGCGGTTTTGATATACCGTCCGTTTTAGATAGTTATAGTACTTACCTGCCTGCACAAATAGGCGGCGTAAGCGGTCGCGCATTGCAAGCCGGAGATATATTGATGGGAAACGATTGCTTAACAATATTGAACAAAGCACACATCGGCCGTTTATCAGGCGAGGTTATTGCATTTCCTAAATGGTCGGTCAGCAAAACAGCACTGGGGATGCAAAACACCAATGTCATCCGGGTAATGTCAGGCCCTGAATTTTCCTCGTTTGACATGGCATCTCTCAGCACGATGTTTAATACCGCGTTTACCATGAGCTCGCAAAGCAACCGGATGGGTTACCGGCTCAATGGCCCGGTGATGCAACGTGTAAACACGTCAGAGTTACTATCTACTGCAGTGACCATGGGCACCATACAGGTTACGGGCAATGGCGACCTCATCCTGCTGATGGCTGACTGCCAAACCACTGGTGGATACCCGCGTATTGCCCAGGTAGCGTCGGTTGATTTGCCTTTGTGCGGGCAACTGAAACCTGATGATCAGATATTTTTTAAACAGATATCACAGGCAGATGCAGAAATGCAGTATATTGAACGGGAACAAAACTTACAGAAAGTTAGGGCGGCATTAAACGCCAGATTTTTGTAG
- the pxpB gene encoding 5-oxoprolinase subunit PxpB, whose translation MMQTVREHYPNLKLYSLSEKAITINFGDSISADLLTQITAVNQLVQEQPFPGMITTVPAYSTLTVYFDPLQVYKSTLDGWRCLDKVGNYILSLSLTDRQSTLNTIAPIIIPTCYGGSYGPDLEAVAAMHHLSSEAVISIHSAAAYIVYMIGFVPGFAYLGGMDKILASPRKATPRAAVPAGSVGIAGEQTGVYPLDTPGGWQIIGRTPLSMFDTDRTQPSLLKAGDRVQFKPITTSQFKQYQLT comes from the coding sequence ATGATGCAAACAGTACGTGAGCACTACCCCAATTTAAAGTTATACTCGCTAAGCGAAAAAGCAATTACCATAAACTTTGGCGACAGTATTTCAGCTGATTTGTTAACGCAGATTACAGCAGTCAATCAACTTGTACAGGAACAGCCCTTTCCCGGAATGATAACTACCGTACCGGCATACAGCACGCTAACGGTTTATTTTGACCCACTGCAAGTTTATAAATCAACTTTAGATGGCTGGCGTTGCTTGGATAAGGTAGGCAACTATATACTTTCACTAAGCCTAACTGACCGTCAATCTACACTAAACACAATAGCCCCCATTATTATACCTACATGTTATGGCGGCAGTTATGGTCCCGATCTTGAGGCTGTAGCCGCAATGCATCACCTTTCGTCTGAGGCCGTGATAAGCATTCATAGTGCCGCTGCTTACATTGTTTACATGATTGGTTTCGTGCCCGGGTTTGCATACCTGGGCGGTATGGATAAAATATTGGCTTCGCCACGTAAGGCCACGCCCCGTGCCGCTGTACCCGCAGGGTCGGTAGGTATTGCCGGGGAGCAAACTGGAGTATACCCGTTAGACACACCCGGTGGCTGGCAAATTATTGGCCGCACACCGCTATCCATGTTTGATACTGATCGAACGCAGCCCTCCCTGCTTAAAGCCGGTGACCGGGTGCAGTTTAAGCCTATCACTACAAGCCAGTTTAAACAATACCAACTCACCTGA
- a CDS encoding murein L,D-transpeptidase catalytic domain family protein, with product MIKTINGHMKRKFWLAITLLVILTSAIISSRSATVKNAAMATKKEAKAAVVHSAFENYVADVYQTAGLKAVGMDYEVFQKAVVGYYNLKDNEKLSPTSTVVTVIDFNKASSQKRMWIIDLLKKQLLLNTWVAHGEGSGNDMATQFSDKADSHQSSLGFYVTDDIYYGKHGRSLRLNGMDAGFNSNARARSVVLHAANYVCENTIKQLGRLGRSFGCPAVSPEVSNHIIDLIKGKNMLFISANVNSYTSKYLNEGIIANSFAAPSDSSVQLTKAGM from the coding sequence ATGATTAAAACTATCAACGGACATATGAAGAGAAAATTCTGGTTAGCTATTACCCTTCTTGTTATTCTTACCTCTGCTATTATAAGTTCACGTTCGGCCACGGTAAAAAACGCTGCTATGGCTACTAAGAAAGAAGCTAAAGCGGCTGTTGTACACAGTGCTTTTGAAAACTATGTTGCTGATGTATATCAAACTGCCGGCTTAAAAGCAGTAGGTATGGACTATGAAGTTTTTCAGAAAGCGGTGGTAGGTTATTATAACTTAAAAGACAACGAAAAACTATCGCCTACGAGTACCGTGGTTACCGTAATAGATTTTAATAAAGCCAGTTCGCAAAAGCGCATGTGGATTATTGACTTGCTTAAGAAGCAACTATTACTCAACACCTGGGTAGCGCACGGCGAAGGTAGTGGCAATGACATGGCCACTCAGTTTTCTGACAAGGCCGACTCGCATCAAAGCAGCCTGGGCTTTTATGTAACTGATGATATTTACTACGGTAAACATGGCCGCTCGTTACGCCTCAATGGTATGGATGCAGGCTTTAACAGCAATGCCCGTGCCCGTTCAGTGGTATTGCACGCTGCTAACTATGTATGCGAAAACACCATTAAGCAATTAGGTCGCTTAGGTCGCAGCTTCGGTTGCCCGGCAGTATCACCAGAGGTTTCTAATCATATCATTGATTTAATTAAGGGTAAAAATATGCTGTTTATCAGTGCCAACGTAAACAGCTATACTTCTAAATATTTAAATGAGGGCATCATTGCCAATAGTTTTGCAGCGCCGTCAGACAGTTCGGTTCAATTAACTAAAGCAGGTATGTGA
- a CDS encoding nitroreductase — MDNQTFANLSQIIKTRRTIKPGMMNGQKIPNGHVAALLELADWAPTHAYTEPWRFVVYENPVAFCQQHAELYKQAAGDNFNPATYNNLANMGANVSHVVVAIMHRSELSKIPVVEEVAAASCAIQNLLLGATSLNIGSFWSTGGATLKPVMKEYLNLGADDQVLGLLYLGYSDANPEGVRKTPLEEKVKWVQ, encoded by the coding sequence ATGGATAATCAAACATTTGCAAACCTGTCGCAAATTATCAAAACCCGTCGTACCATTAAACCCGGTATGATGAACGGGCAGAAAATTCCTAATGGCCATGTGGCTGCACTACTTGAGCTGGCCGACTGGGCGCCAACGCATGCTTATACCGAACCTTGGCGTTTTGTAGTTTATGAAAACCCGGTTGCTTTTTGCCAGCAACATGCCGAATTATATAAACAAGCAGCAGGCGACAATTTTAATCCGGCCACTTACAATAACCTAGCTAACATGGGTGCTAATGTGTCGCACGTAGTAGTGGCCATTATGCACCGCAGCGAATTATCAAAAATACCAGTGGTTGAAGAAGTTGCTGCAGCATCATGCGCTATACAAAACCTGTTGTTAGGTGCAACCTCTTTAAACATAGGGTCTTTCTGGAGCACTGGTGGCGCTACCTTAAAACCGGTGATGAAAGAATATTTGAACTTAGGTGCCGATGATCAGGTTTTAGGCCTTTTGTATCTTGGCTATAGCGACGCCAACCCTGAAGGGGTAAGAAAAACGCCATTAGAAGAAAAAGTTAAATGGGTGCAGTAA
- a CDS encoding cold shock domain-containing protein, protein MQKEGTVKFFNTEKGFGFITESGSNNDVFVHSTGLIDQVRENDKVSFDVEQGRKGLNAVNVKVI, encoded by the coding sequence ATGCAAAAAGAAGGAACAGTAAAGTTTTTCAACACCGAGAAAGGTTTTGGATTCATCACAGAGAGTGGCAGCAACAATGACGTGTTTGTACACTCTACTGGCCTCATCGATCAGGTTCGTGAAAACGACAAAGTAAGTTTCGATGTGGAACAAGGCCGTAAAGGTCTTAATGCGGTAAATGTAAAAGTAATCTAA
- a CDS encoding endonuclease/exonuclease/phosphatase family protein, with protein MPIKKRNSKLIITIDKVARVINFIFALLLLLSILAGFISPQICWPLALAGLCYSIFLLGNLFFVIYWIARANRFVLVSLACILIGWKPLINTIGFHLRQPADLHKSPGNIRIMTFNVHDFNTELPNRDSSQHAMLQLLKSKQPDVVCFQEYYSWRSDNPYQITDSIKKALGVSYHYFKPFAGTTTYDIGLAIFSRFPIVDTGLISAQQADKELDPGIFCDIRRGKQTFRVYDLHLRSVSFDAVDYEYINQVAAHKQIRLQPTLHIISKLKSAFTDRSDQVKLLRHHVLTYNNPFIFAGDFNDTPTSYVFTQLSSGLKSAFASRGSGFGVTYESYLPDLQLDHILLSPTIKVKYFKIFKETISDHYPVIADLSLEQ; from the coding sequence GTGCCGATAAAAAAAAGAAATAGCAAACTTATTATTACCATTGATAAAGTTGCGCGTGTTATTAATTTCATTTTCGCGCTGCTATTGTTGCTTAGTATCCTGGCTGGTTTTATAAGTCCGCAAATTTGCTGGCCTTTAGCGTTAGCCGGTTTATGCTACAGTATATTTTTGCTTGGAAATTTGTTTTTTGTGATTTATTGGATTGCCCGGGCCAACCGTTTTGTACTGGTATCACTGGCCTGTATCCTGATTGGCTGGAAGCCATTGATTAATACTATCGGTTTTCATTTGCGGCAACCGGCAGATCTACACAAAAGTCCTGGTAATATCAGAATCATGACTTTTAATGTGCATGATTTTAATACCGAATTGCCTAATCGCGACAGCAGCCAGCACGCCATGCTTCAGTTGCTTAAAAGTAAGCAGCCGGATGTAGTCTGCTTTCAGGAGTATTATAGCTGGCGCAGTGACAACCCATACCAAATTACTGATAGTATCAAAAAAGCATTAGGCGTGTCTTACCATTACTTTAAACCTTTTGCCGGTACTACTACTTACGACATTGGCCTGGCTATTTTTTCACGGTTCCCGATTGTCGATACGGGGTTGATTAGCGCACAGCAAGCTGACAAAGAGCTGGATCCGGGTATTTTTTGTGATATCCGCAGAGGTAAGCAGACGTTTCGTGTTTACGATCTGCATCTGCGCTCTGTGTCTTTCGATGCTGTTGATTATGAATATATTAATCAGGTTGCGGCACATAAGCAAATCCGGCTCCAGCCTACATTACATATTATAAGTAAACTTAAAAGTGCGTTTACAGACAGGAGCGATCAGGTAAAATTGCTTAGGCATCACGTCTTAACCTACAATAACCCATTTATTTTTGCAGGCGATTTTAACGATACACCCACGTCTTATGTATTTACTCAACTTAGCAGCGGTTTAAAAAGCGCTTTTGCCAGCCGGGGTTCTGGCTTTGGTGTAACTTATGAGAGTTATTTGCCTGACTTACAACTCGATCATATCTTGCTTAGCCCAACTATTAAAGTAAAATACTTTAAGATATTTAAAGAAACCATTTCTGATCATTACCCGGTAATTGCAGATCTGTCATTGGAGCAATAA
- a CDS encoding MarR family winged helix-turn-helix transcriptional regulator, whose translation MESYKLVHQLLNLVEQFEKDNASAKMSIQGFAGFLVNHLEKDTPAAAAPDIRFGKNEKQAQDLAYQIDNSIARLFIYMSRYAKSYVKKALDGTPLQTAEDFTCLAILLTHDNMSKGDLISRNLQEKTSGTEVIRRLINADLVMQWDDDKDKRGKRISITETGRQLLYKVFGDMDHVGQIITGDLSLSEKLVLQHLLQKLESFHYQQHEQKTITSKADLLEFTKSIA comes from the coding sequence ATGGAATCTTATAAGCTGGTACATCAATTGTTAAATTTGGTTGAGCAATTCGAAAAGGATAATGCATCTGCCAAAATGTCGATACAAGGATTTGCCGGATTTCTGGTTAATCATTTAGAAAAAGATACTCCTGCAGCTGCTGCACCCGATATTAGGTTTGGAAAAAATGAAAAGCAAGCACAGGATTTAGCTTATCAGATTGATAATAGCATTGCCCGCTTATTTATATACATGAGCCGGTATGCAAAGTCGTACGTAAAAAAAGCGCTTGATGGCACACCTCTGCAAACTGCCGAAGACTTTACCTGTCTTGCCATTTTGTTAACCCACGATAACATGTCTAAGGGCGACCTGATCAGCCGTAATTTGCAAGAAAAAACATCAGGTACCGAGGTAATAAGGCGCTTAATTAATGCAGATTTAGTTATGCAGTGGGACGATGATAAAGATAAGCGTGGCAAACGTATATCTATTACCGAAACCGGCAGACAGCTGTTGTATAAAGTTTTTGGCGATATGGATCATGTAGGCCAAATAATTACGGGCGACTTGAGCTTGTCAGAAAAACTGGTGCTGCAGCATCTGCTGCAAAAGCTCGAAAGTTTCCACTACCAGCAGCACGAACAAAAAACAATTACTTCAAAGGCGGACCTGCTGGAGTTTACGAAAAGTATAGCTTAA